In one window of Arachis ipaensis cultivar K30076 chromosome B06, Araip1.1, whole genome shotgun sequence DNA:
- the LOC107647428 gene encoding protein FAR1-RELATED SEQUENCE 5-like, protein MFSTAAALADAEFHRVEDAYARYVEYAKATGFAVQKGDSIKDDEGNVVRKFSYCNRQGLREKKHYERADRKRAHKADTRTNCSAKFVVFLDKQSGKWRTKTFVQDHNHDLTLPAFTNVMAAHRNINEGDKAHIHSMHEAGFQTNQIMWFFAYLSGGYQNLHFIKKDVYNYIDDVRRSRIVQGNAAAAISYLKGKTEMDPLAVVMYTYCPENHLGHLFWSDGAMQYDYECFGDVLPKVVVTDGDESTKEAIRTEFPNATHRLCTWHLAWNAVSNIKDNDFCAAFKTAVYGHFEVEEFDQYWADMVDAFGLQENEWIWATYEKRVHWANAYLCDTFCAGLRTTSRREGINALLKRFIKSSNCLLELVENLKRVVKDYRNNEFIADYKSLYSEPVITTGLESIERAMSQIYTREIFFEVKK, encoded by the exons ATGTTTTCAACCGCGGCTGCATTGGCCGATGCCGAATTTCATAGGGTTGAAGATGCTTATGCAAGATATGTGGAGTATGCAAAGGCGACTGGATTTGCTGTTCAAAAAGGGGATTCCATTAAAGATGATGAAGGAAATGTTGTGAGAAAATTTTCCTATTGCAATCGACAGGGCTTGCGGGAGAAGAAGCACTATGAGAGGGCGGATAGGAAGAGGGCGCATAAGGCAGATACTAGGACCAACTGTAGTGCGAAGTTCGTTGTATTTTTAGACAAACAGAGTGGCAAGTGGAGGACGAAGACATTTGTTCAAGATCACAATCATGATTTGACTTTGCCTGCTTTCACTAATGTGATGGCAGCCCACCGCAATATCAACGAAGGTGATAAAGCCCACATTCATAGTATGCACGAAGCAGGATTCCAAACCAATCAGATCATGTGGTTCTTTGCATATTTGTCTGGGGGTTATCAAAACTTGCACTTCATAAAGAAGGATGTTTACAACTATATCGACGATGTACGTCGCTCTCGGATTGTTCAGGGCAATGCGGCAGCAGCAATAAGTTATCTGAAGGGAAAAACTGAGATGGATCCATTAGCTGTTGTGATGTACACATATTGTCCCGAAAACCACCTTGGTCATCTGTTTTGGTCAGACGGAGCGATGCAGTATGACTATGAGTGCTTTGGTGACGTGTTG CCCAAAGTTGTGGTTACAGATGGAGACGAGTCAACGAAGGAGGCTATTAGGACAGAATTCCCTAATGCCACGCATCGACTTTGCACCTGGCACTTAGCGTGGAATGCTGTTTCAAACATCAAGGATAATGATTTTTGTGCTGCTTTTAAGACTGCTGTGTATGGTCATTTTGAGGTAGAGGAGTTTGATCAGTATTGGGCAGACATGGTTGATGCATTCGGGTTACAGGAGAACGAATGGATTTGGGCAACGTACGAGAAGAGGGTACATTGGGCAAATGCATATTTGTGTGATACGTTTTGTGCTGGGTTGAGAACGACGTCAAGACGCGAGGGTATTAATGCATTGCTTAAAAGGTTTATCAAGTCATCGAattgtttgttggagttggtcgAGAATCTTAAACGTGTGGTTAAGGACTACAGGAATAATGAGTTTATCGCGGATTACAAATCTCTATATTCAGAACCGGTCATAACTACTGGACTGGAATCAATTGAGAGGGCCATGTCACAAATCTACACTAGAGAGATATTCTTCGAGGTCAAGAAATAG
- the LOC107648416 gene encoding ferredoxin-dependent glutamate synthase, chloroplastic-like, translating into MRNGKMPTVSIEQAQNNYSKAVKAGLLKILSKMGISLLSSYCGAHIFEIYGLGKEVVDLAFRGSMSKIGGLNGTSSFWK; encoded by the exons ATGAGGAATGGAAAGATGCCTACTGTCTCAATTGAGCAGGCCCAGAATAATTACTCCAAG GCTGTAAAAGCGGGTCTTCTTAAAATTCTTTCCAAAATGGGGATCTCATTGCTTTCAAG TTATTGCGGTGCACATATTTTTGAAATCTATGGATTAGGAAAGGAAGTTGTCGATCTTGCATTCAGAGGAAGTATGTCAAAAATTGGGGGATTAAATGGCACTTCTTCATTCTGGAAATGA